One Osmerus mordax isolate fOsmMor3 chromosome 16, fOsmMor3.pri, whole genome shotgun sequence genomic window carries:
- the LOC136958597 gene encoding SERPINE1 mRNA-binding protein 1-like isoform X2 — protein sequence MPGHLQEGFGCVVTNRFDQLLDDESDPFEVLKAAENKKKEGAAAGTNKTAAQAAKQPKKESQKDRKNPLLDKKEESQAPVPLKKEGIRRVGRRPDQQGQPGSQQHQGGPGEGRPGDRRPDRRPPRERRFDKPMEEKPEGGGGEFSADKPSGDRPPRGRGGGRGGRGGRGRGMGRGDGFDSRGKRDFDRHSGSDKPQKSEEKRGGSGPHNWGNAKEEISEAEQTAAPEATPEGEENPPADSENKENEAEEVKEEGPKEMTLDEWKAMQDKERAKVEFNIRKPNEGADSQWKKGYVLHKSKSEDKPVGAVIDAAEIEAEVIPVFTKPPNPEDAGADHHFRKPANDITSQLEINFGDLGRPGRGRGGARGGRGGRGAGGGGTRPARGGGRSEKPSGVSVPNVDDPEAFPALA from the exons ATGCCCGGACACCTGCAAGAAGGCTTTGGCTGCGTCGTAACCAACCGGTTCGACCAGCTATTAGATGATGAGTCGGACCCGTTTGAGGTGCTGAAAGCGGCTGAAAACAAGAAGAAAGAGGGGGCCGCTGCTGGAACCAACAAGACTGCAGCTCAGGCAGCCAAGCAGCCTAAGAAAGAGTCACAGAAGGACAGGAAGAACCCGCTTCTGGACAAGAAGGAAGAATCTCAGGCTCCAGTACCTTTGAAGAAAGAAG GAATCAGGCGAGTGGGTCGGAGGCCGGACCAGCAGGGTCAGCCAGgctcccagcagcaccagggGGGGCCGGGTGAGGGGAGGCCTGGGGACCGGAGGCCAGACAGGAGACCACCGAGGGAACGACGCTTTGACAAACCCATGGAGGAGAAGCctgaaggaggcggaggagagttCTCTGCAGACAA ACCCTCTGGAGACAGGCCCCCTAGAGGGCGTGGTGGTGGCCGCGGCGGGCGTGGCGGCCGGGGGCGGGGCATGGGGCGGGGGGACGGCTTCGATTCTCGCGGGAAACGAGACTTCGATAGACACAGTGGCAGTGACAAACC TCAGAAAAGCGAGGAGAAGCGTGGAGGGAGTGGGCCTCACAACTGGGGTAACGCCAAGGAGGAAATTAG CGAGGCTGAACAGACTGCTGCCCCTGAAGCCACcccggagggagaagagaacccACCTGCTGATTCTGAGAACAA GGAGAACGAGGCGGAGGAAGTCAAGGAGGAGGGCCCTAAGGAGATGACCCTGGATGAATGGAAGGCCATGCAGGACAAGGAGCGCGCCAAGGTAGAGTTCAACATCCGCAAGCCCAACGAGGGGGCGGACAGCCAGTGGAAGAAGGGCTACGTGCTGCACAAGTCCAAGAGTGAAGAC AAGCCGGTCGGCGCTGTGATCGATGCTGCAGAGATCGAGGCAGAGGTGATCCCCGTGTTTACCAAG CCACCCAACCCTGAGGACGCCGGCGCAGACCACCACTTCCGCAAGCCCGCCAACGACATCACATCACAACTGGAGATCAACTTCGGAGACCTGGGGCGCCCTGGGCGCGGGCGCGGGGGAGcccgaggggggaggggaggacgtggagcgggagggggaggcacCCGGCCGGCGCGAGGCGGAGGACGATCCGAAAAG CCGAGTGGAGTGTCTGTTCCCA
- the LOC136958597 gene encoding SERPINE1 mRNA-binding protein 1-like isoform X5, which produces MPGHLQEGFGCVVTNRFDQLLDDESDPFEVLKAAENKKKEGAAAGTNKTAAQAAKQPKKESQKDRKNPLLDKKEESQAPVPLKKEGIRRVGRRPDQQGQPGSQQHQGGPGEGRPGDRRPDRRPPRERRFDKPMEEKPEGGGGEFSADKPSGDRPPRGRGGGRGGRGGRGRGMGRGDGFDSRGKRDFDRHSGSDKPQKSEEKRGGSGPHNWGNAKEEIRENEAEEVKEEGPKEMTLDEWKAMQDKERAKVEFNIRKPNEGADSQWKKGYVLHKSKSEDKPVGAVIDAAEIEAEVIPVFTKPPNPEDAGADHHFRKPANDITSQLEINFGDLGRPGRGRGGARGGRGGRGAGGGGTRPARGGGRSEKPSGVSVPNVDDPEAFPALA; this is translated from the exons ATGCCCGGACACCTGCAAGAAGGCTTTGGCTGCGTCGTAACCAACCGGTTCGACCAGCTATTAGATGATGAGTCGGACCCGTTTGAGGTGCTGAAAGCGGCTGAAAACAAGAAGAAAGAGGGGGCCGCTGCTGGAACCAACAAGACTGCAGCTCAGGCAGCCAAGCAGCCTAAGAAAGAGTCACAGAAGGACAGGAAGAACCCGCTTCTGGACAAGAAGGAAGAATCTCAGGCTCCAGTACCTTTGAAGAAAGAAG GAATCAGGCGAGTGGGTCGGAGGCCGGACCAGCAGGGTCAGCCAGgctcccagcagcaccagggGGGGCCGGGTGAGGGGAGGCCTGGGGACCGGAGGCCAGACAGGAGACCACCGAGGGAACGACGCTTTGACAAACCCATGGAGGAGAAGCctgaaggaggcggaggagagttCTCTGCAGACAA ACCCTCTGGAGACAGGCCCCCTAGAGGGCGTGGTGGTGGCCGCGGCGGGCGTGGCGGCCGGGGGCGGGGCATGGGGCGGGGGGACGGCTTCGATTCTCGCGGGAAACGAGACTTCGATAGACACAGTGGCAGTGACAAACC TCAGAAAAGCGAGGAGAAGCGTGGAGGGAGTGGGCCTCACAACTGGGGTAACGCCAAGGAGGAAATTAG GGAGAACGAGGCGGAGGAAGTCAAGGAGGAGGGCCCTAAGGAGATGACCCTGGATGAATGGAAGGCCATGCAGGACAAGGAGCGCGCCAAGGTAGAGTTCAACATCCGCAAGCCCAACGAGGGGGCGGACAGCCAGTGGAAGAAGGGCTACGTGCTGCACAAGTCCAAGAGTGAAGAC AAGCCGGTCGGCGCTGTGATCGATGCTGCAGAGATCGAGGCAGAGGTGATCCCCGTGTTTACCAAG CCACCCAACCCTGAGGACGCCGGCGCAGACCACCACTTCCGCAAGCCCGCCAACGACATCACATCACAACTGGAGATCAACTTCGGAGACCTGGGGCGCCCTGGGCGCGGGCGCGGGGGAGcccgaggggggaggggaggacgtggagcgggagggggaggcacCCGGCCGGCGCGAGGCGGAGGACGATCCGAAAAG CCGAGTGGAGTGTCTGTTCCCA
- the hsd17b7 gene encoding 3-keto-steroid reductase, which produces MDNVVLVTGANSGIGLALCERLLSEDEGQLRLCLACRNMQRAEAARAALLNSHPKAHVDLLHLDVGSVRSVLSAAQEVKSRYNQLDYLYLNAGIMPNPQLDMKAFFKGLFSSNVVNMFMTGEGLLTQQDVLNSDGLQEVFATNLFGHFLLIRELEPVLCQTNHTSRVVWTSSSNARRSAFRLDDIQHRLGTEPYSSSKYASDLLSLALNRHMNSQGLYSSVICPGLVMTNLTYGILPSFFWTLIMPIMWLIRIFTNTFTLTPYSGAEALHWLFRQRPESLDSRAKYHSLTSGLGTNYTQLRQMDIDDKMSEDLYVKLLELEKVVRGGLTEEDEDLLAHKQYLNHTD; this is translated from the exons ATGGATAACGTTGTTCTTGTGACCGGTGCAAACAG TGGCATCGGTCTGGCTTTGTGTGAACGCCTATTGAGTGAAGATGAAGGCCAGTTGCGTCTGTGCCTGGCCTGTAGGAACATGCAGAGGGCAGAGGCCGCCCGGGCAGCCCTCCTGAACTCTCACCCCAAAGCCCACGTGGACCTGCTGCACCTGGACGTGGGCTCTGTGCGCTCTGTGCTCAGCGCGGCCCAGGAGGTCAAATCCAG GTACAACCAACTTGATTACCTATACCTAAATGCAGGGATCATGCCAAATCCACAGTTGGACATGAAGGCCTTTTTCAAGGGACTGTTTTCAAG TAACGTCGTCAACATGTTTATGACGGGGGAGGGTCTGCTAACCCAGCAGGACGTCCTTAACTCAGACGGCCTCCAGGAAGTGTTCGCTACAAACCTCTTTGGTCACTTCCTCCTG ATCAGGGAGCTGGAGCCGGTCCTGTGCCAGACGAACCACACCTCTCGGGTGGTGTGGACCTCCTCCAGCAACGCCAGGCGCTCCGCCTTCCGTCTGGACGACATCCAGCACCGGCTAGGGACGGAGCCCTACAGCTCCTCCAAGTACGCCTCGGACCTGCTCAGCCTGGCGCTCAACAGACACATGAACAGCCAG GGCTTGTACTCCTCCGTGATATGTCCTGGTCTGGTGATGACCAACCTCACCTACGgaatcctcccctccttcttctgGACCCTCATCATGCCCATCATGTGGCTC ATCCGAATCTTCACCAACACGTTCACCCTCACACCCTACAGTGGAGCGGAAGCTTTG CACTGGTTATTTCGTCAGAGACCAGAGTCGCTGGATTCAAGAGCAAAGTACCATAGTTTGACATCCGGCCTTGGGACCAACTATACGCAGTTGCGACAA ATGGACATTGATGACAAAATGTCTGAAGACCTTTATGTGAAACTTTTGGAGCTTGAAAAAGTAGTACGGGGTGGACTAACTGAGGAAGACGAGGATCTTCTGGCCCACAAACAGTACCTCAACCACACAGACTAG
- the LOC136958597 gene encoding SERPINE1 mRNA-binding protein 1-like isoform X3, which translates to MPGHLQEGFGCVVTNRFDQLLDDESDPFEVLKAAENKKKEGAAAGTNKTAAQAAKQPKKESQKDRKNPLLDKKEESQAPVPLKKEGIRRVGRRPDQQGQPGSQQHQGGPGEGRPGDRRPDRRPPRERRFDKPMEEKPEGGGGEFSADKPSGDRPPRGRGGGRGGRGGRGRGMGRGDGFDSRGKRDFDRHSGSDKPSQKSEEKRGGSGPHNWGNAKEEISEAEQTAAPEATPEGEENPPADSENKENEAEEVKEEGPKEMTLDEWKAMQDKERAKVEFNIRKPNEGADSQWKKGYVLHKSKSEDPPNPEDAGADHHFRKPANDITSQLEINFGDLGRPGRGRGGARGGRGGRGAGGGGTRPARGGGRSEKPSGVSVPNVDDPEAFPALA; encoded by the exons ATGCCCGGACACCTGCAAGAAGGCTTTGGCTGCGTCGTAACCAACCGGTTCGACCAGCTATTAGATGATGAGTCGGACCCGTTTGAGGTGCTGAAAGCGGCTGAAAACAAGAAGAAAGAGGGGGCCGCTGCTGGAACCAACAAGACTGCAGCTCAGGCAGCCAAGCAGCCTAAGAAAGAGTCACAGAAGGACAGGAAGAACCCGCTTCTGGACAAGAAGGAAGAATCTCAGGCTCCAGTACCTTTGAAGAAAGAAG GAATCAGGCGAGTGGGTCGGAGGCCGGACCAGCAGGGTCAGCCAGgctcccagcagcaccagggGGGGCCGGGTGAGGGGAGGCCTGGGGACCGGAGGCCAGACAGGAGACCACCGAGGGAACGACGCTTTGACAAACCCATGGAGGAGAAGCctgaaggaggcggaggagagttCTCTGCAGACAA ACCCTCTGGAGACAGGCCCCCTAGAGGGCGTGGTGGTGGCCGCGGCGGGCGTGGCGGCCGGGGGCGGGGCATGGGGCGGGGGGACGGCTTCGATTCTCGCGGGAAACGAGACTTCGATAGACACAGTGGCAGTGACAAACC CAGTCAGAAAAGCGAGGAGAAGCGTGGAGGGAGTGGGCCTCACAACTGGGGTAACGCCAAGGAGGAAATTAG CGAGGCTGAACAGACTGCTGCCCCTGAAGCCACcccggagggagaagagaacccACCTGCTGATTCTGAGAACAA GGAGAACGAGGCGGAGGAAGTCAAGGAGGAGGGCCCTAAGGAGATGACCCTGGATGAATGGAAGGCCATGCAGGACAAGGAGCGCGCCAAGGTAGAGTTCAACATCCGCAAGCCCAACGAGGGGGCGGACAGCCAGTGGAAGAAGGGCTACGTGCTGCACAAGTCCAAGAGTGAAGAC CCACCCAACCCTGAGGACGCCGGCGCAGACCACCACTTCCGCAAGCCCGCCAACGACATCACATCACAACTGGAGATCAACTTCGGAGACCTGGGGCGCCCTGGGCGCGGGCGCGGGGGAGcccgaggggggaggggaggacgtggagcgggagggggaggcacCCGGCCGGCGCGAGGCGGAGGACGATCCGAAAAG CCGAGTGGAGTGTCTGTTCCCA
- the LOC136958597 gene encoding SERPINE1 mRNA-binding protein 1-like isoform X1 — MPGHLQEGFGCVVTNRFDQLLDDESDPFEVLKAAENKKKEGAAAGTNKTAAQAAKQPKKESQKDRKNPLLDKKEESQAPVPLKKEGIRRVGRRPDQQGQPGSQQHQGGPGEGRPGDRRPDRRPPRERRFDKPMEEKPEGGGGEFSADKPSGDRPPRGRGGGRGGRGGRGRGMGRGDGFDSRGKRDFDRHSGSDKPSQKSEEKRGGSGPHNWGNAKEEISEAEQTAAPEATPEGEENPPADSENKENEAEEVKEEGPKEMTLDEWKAMQDKERAKVEFNIRKPNEGADSQWKKGYVLHKSKSEDKPVGAVIDAAEIEAEVIPVFTKPPNPEDAGADHHFRKPANDITSQLEINFGDLGRPGRGRGGARGGRGGRGAGGGGTRPARGGGRSEKPSGVSVPNVDDPEAFPALA; from the exons ATGCCCGGACACCTGCAAGAAGGCTTTGGCTGCGTCGTAACCAACCGGTTCGACCAGCTATTAGATGATGAGTCGGACCCGTTTGAGGTGCTGAAAGCGGCTGAAAACAAGAAGAAAGAGGGGGCCGCTGCTGGAACCAACAAGACTGCAGCTCAGGCAGCCAAGCAGCCTAAGAAAGAGTCACAGAAGGACAGGAAGAACCCGCTTCTGGACAAGAAGGAAGAATCTCAGGCTCCAGTACCTTTGAAGAAAGAAG GAATCAGGCGAGTGGGTCGGAGGCCGGACCAGCAGGGTCAGCCAGgctcccagcagcaccagggGGGGCCGGGTGAGGGGAGGCCTGGGGACCGGAGGCCAGACAGGAGACCACCGAGGGAACGACGCTTTGACAAACCCATGGAGGAGAAGCctgaaggaggcggaggagagttCTCTGCAGACAA ACCCTCTGGAGACAGGCCCCCTAGAGGGCGTGGTGGTGGCCGCGGCGGGCGTGGCGGCCGGGGGCGGGGCATGGGGCGGGGGGACGGCTTCGATTCTCGCGGGAAACGAGACTTCGATAGACACAGTGGCAGTGACAAACC CAGTCAGAAAAGCGAGGAGAAGCGTGGAGGGAGTGGGCCTCACAACTGGGGTAACGCCAAGGAGGAAATTAG CGAGGCTGAACAGACTGCTGCCCCTGAAGCCACcccggagggagaagagaacccACCTGCTGATTCTGAGAACAA GGAGAACGAGGCGGAGGAAGTCAAGGAGGAGGGCCCTAAGGAGATGACCCTGGATGAATGGAAGGCCATGCAGGACAAGGAGCGCGCCAAGGTAGAGTTCAACATCCGCAAGCCCAACGAGGGGGCGGACAGCCAGTGGAAGAAGGGCTACGTGCTGCACAAGTCCAAGAGTGAAGAC AAGCCGGTCGGCGCTGTGATCGATGCTGCAGAGATCGAGGCAGAGGTGATCCCCGTGTTTACCAAG CCACCCAACCCTGAGGACGCCGGCGCAGACCACCACTTCCGCAAGCCCGCCAACGACATCACATCACAACTGGAGATCAACTTCGGAGACCTGGGGCGCCCTGGGCGCGGGCGCGGGGGAGcccgaggggggaggggaggacgtggagcgggagggggaggcacCCGGCCGGCGCGAGGCGGAGGACGATCCGAAAAG CCGAGTGGAGTGTCTGTTCCCA
- the LOC136958947 gene encoding discoidin domain-containing receptor 2-like, with the protein MTGGQIQDEDISASSQWSESTAARFGRLDFDEGDGDGAWCPDIMSERDGLKEFLQVDLRSLHFITLVGTQGRHADGMGNEFAQRYRIRFSRDGGRWVSWQDRNGRQVIEGNKNAYDVVLKDLEPPIIARFVRFMPVTDPSMIVCMRVELYGCEWLDGLLSYSAPAGQQMTYRGLDIHLNDSVYDGATGERLAEGLGQLTDGTWGLDDFLQSNVYGMWPGYDYVGWTNESLPKGYVEMTFEFDHVRNFTSMKVHLSNMFSRGVRMFRQTTCFFRSEADWEAGPVTFRLPVDRVSQGARFVTVPLGDRMASAIKCRFTFNEAWMLFSEVAFQSGTSVYNTSLTPRKRGHPTNILPGDDPTHKVDDSNTRILIGCLVAIIAILLAIIVIILWRQVWQKMLEKASRRLLDDELTARLAVQTQAFSFHHSLSSDSGSNSTSTYERIFPLCSDYQEPSRLIRKLPEFAQSTEDLGKSGCGAPSRLTQTGSSDGAPHYAEADIVSLQEAAGSPTCSITSVRLSLLAGRDAAMREFPRDKLTFKEKLGEGQFGEVHLCEAQGMLDFVEENLPVEGSGESAVLVAVKTLREDANKNARNDFLKEIRIMSRLRDPNIVRLLAVCVESDPLCMITEYMENGDLNQFLSRHQFRFSLSRIAVTLSYSNLIRMATQICSGMKYLSSLNFVHRDLATRNCLVGKSYTIKIADFGMSRNLYRGDYYRIQGRAVLPIRWMSWESILLGKFTMASDVWAFGVTLWEILTLCKEQPYSNLSDEQVIENTGEFFRDQSKQVYLPKPRCCPDEVYNSLMLGCWKRNAKQRPTFQEIHSQLVEDQA; encoded by the exons ATGACAGGAGGCCAGATCCAGGACGAGGACATCTCCGCCTCCAGCCAGTGGTCTGAGTCTACTGCCGCCAGGTTTGGCAG ACTAGACTTTGACGAGGGCGACGGGGATGGGGCCTGGTGTCCTGACATCATGTCTGAGAGGGACGGCCTGAAGGAGTTCCTGCAGGTGGACCTGCGTTCGCTGCACTTCATCACGCTCGTGGGCACCCAGGGTCGCCACGCCGACGGCATGGGCAACGAGTTTGCCCAGCGCTACCGGATCAGGTTCAGCCGCGACGGCGGCCGCTGGGTCTCCTGGCAGGACAGGAACGGTCGGCAG GTGATCGAGGGGAACAAGAATGCCTATGACGTGGTGCTGAAGGATCTGGAGCCACCCATCATCGCCCGCTTCGTGCGCTTCATGCCCGTCACCGACCCTTCCATGATCGTCTGCATGAGGGTGGAGCTCTATGGCTGTGAATGGCTAG acGGCCTGCTGTCATACAGcgcccctgctggacagcagATGACCTACAGGGGGCTGGACATCCACCTCAACGACTCCGTCTACGATGGTGCTACAGGTGAAAG gctggCGGAGGGCCTGGGTCAGCTGACTGACGGCACGTGGGGTCTGGACGACTTCCTCCAGAGCAACGTCTACGGCATGTGGCCTGGGTACGACTACGTGGGCTGGACCAATGAGAGCCTCCCAAAGGGCTACGTGGAGATGACCTTTGAGTTTGACCACGTCAGGAACTTCACCTCCATGAAG GTGCACCTCAGTAACATGTTCAGCCGCGGGGTGAGAATGTTCCGGCAGACCACATGTTTCTTCCGCTCGGAGGCGGACTGGGAGGCCGGCCCGGTGACCTTCAGGCTCCCTGTAGACCGGGTCAGTCAGGGCGCCCGCTTCGTCACCGTGCCCCTGGGCGACCGCATGGCCAGCGCCATCAAATGCCGTTTCACCTTCAATGAGGCGTGGATGCTGTTCAGTGAGGTGGCCTTCCAGTCTG GCACTTCTGTGTATAACACATCCCTCACCCCTCGTAAACGTGGCCACCCCACCAATATTCTACCAG GGGATGACCCCACCCACAAAGTGGATGACAGCAATACaaggattctgattggctgcctaGTGGCCATCATTGCCATCTTGTTAGCCATCATAGTCATCATTCTGTGGCGTCAGGTTTGGCAGAAGATGCTGGAGAAG GCGTCCCGGCGTCTGCTGGACGATGAGCTGACCGCTCGCCTGGCTGTCCAGACCCAGGCCTTCTCCTTCCACCACTCCCTGTCCAGCGACAGCGGCTccaactccacctccacctaCGAGAGGATCTTCCCCCTCTGCTCCGACTACCAGGAGCCGTCACGCCTCATCCGCAAGCTGCCAGAGTTTGCGCAGTCCACTGAGGACCTGGgtaagt CGGGGTGCGGCGCCCCCTCCAGGCTCACCCAGACCGGCAGCTCGGACGGGGCTCCTCACTACGCGGAGGCCGACATCGTCAGCCTGCAGGAGGCCGCCGGCAGCCCCACCTGCTCCATCACCTCGGTCCGCTTGAGCCTGCTCGCCGGGAGAGACGCCGCCATGAGGGAGTTCCCTCGGGACAAGCTCACCTTCAAGGAGAAGCTGGGAGAGGGCCAGTTCGGAGAG GTTCACCTCTGTGAGGCCCAGGGCATGCTGGACTTTGTGGAAGAGAATCTGCCTGTGGAGGGCAGCGGTGAATCAGCCGTACTGGTGGCTGTGAAGACACTGAGAGAAGACGCGAACAAGAACGCAAG GAATGACTTCCTGAAGGAGATCCGGATCATGTCTCGTCTGAGGGACCCCAACATCGTGCGTCTGCtggcggtgtgtgtggagagcgaCCCCCTCTGCATGATCACGGAGTACATGGAGAACGGAGACCTCAACCAGTTCCTGTC CAGACATCAGttcagattctctctctctcgtattgCTGTCACCCTCAGCTACAGTAACCTGATCCGCATGGCCACACAGATCTGCTCTGGGATGAAGTACTTATCCTCCCTCAACTTTGTTCACCGTGACCTGGCGACCCGCAACTGTCTGGTAGGAAAGAGTTACACCATCAAGATTGCTGACTTCGGCATGAGCAGGAACCTGTACCGCGGTGACTACTACCGTATCCAGGGCAGGGCGGTGTTGCCTATTCGCTGGATGTCCTGGGAGAGCATCCTATTG ggTAAATTTACGATGGCCAGTGATGTGTGGGCGTTTGGGGTGACCCTGTGGGAGATCCTCACATTGTGTAAGGAGCAGCCCTACTCTAACCTCTCTGACGAGCAGGTCATTGAGAACACCGGAGAGTTCTTCAGGGACCAGAGCAAGCAG GTGTACCTGCCAAAGCCCAGGTGTTGTCCTGACGAGGTCTACAACTCGCTCATGCTGGGCTGCTGGAAGAGAAACGCCAAGCAGAGGCCCACCTTCCAGGAGATCCACAGCCAGCTAGTGGAGGACCAGGCATAG
- the LOC136958597 gene encoding SERPINE1 mRNA-binding protein 1-like isoform X4, giving the protein MPGHLQEGFGCVVTNRFDQLLDDESDPFEVLKAAENKKKEGAAAGTNKTAAQAAKQPKKESQKDRKNPLLDKKEESQAPVPLKKEGIRRVGRRPDQQGQPGSQQHQGGPGEGRPGDRRPDRRPPRERRFDKPMEEKPEGGGGEFSADKPSGDRPPRGRGGGRGGRGGRGRGMGRGDGFDSRGKRDFDRHSGSDKPSQKSEEKRGGSGPHNWGNAKEEIRENEAEEVKEEGPKEMTLDEWKAMQDKERAKVEFNIRKPNEGADSQWKKGYVLHKSKSEDKPVGAVIDAAEIEAEVIPVFTKPPNPEDAGADHHFRKPANDITSQLEINFGDLGRPGRGRGGARGGRGGRGAGGGGTRPARGGGRSEKPSGVSVPNVDDPEAFPALA; this is encoded by the exons ATGCCCGGACACCTGCAAGAAGGCTTTGGCTGCGTCGTAACCAACCGGTTCGACCAGCTATTAGATGATGAGTCGGACCCGTTTGAGGTGCTGAAAGCGGCTGAAAACAAGAAGAAAGAGGGGGCCGCTGCTGGAACCAACAAGACTGCAGCTCAGGCAGCCAAGCAGCCTAAGAAAGAGTCACAGAAGGACAGGAAGAACCCGCTTCTGGACAAGAAGGAAGAATCTCAGGCTCCAGTACCTTTGAAGAAAGAAG GAATCAGGCGAGTGGGTCGGAGGCCGGACCAGCAGGGTCAGCCAGgctcccagcagcaccagggGGGGCCGGGTGAGGGGAGGCCTGGGGACCGGAGGCCAGACAGGAGACCACCGAGGGAACGACGCTTTGACAAACCCATGGAGGAGAAGCctgaaggaggcggaggagagttCTCTGCAGACAA ACCCTCTGGAGACAGGCCCCCTAGAGGGCGTGGTGGTGGCCGCGGCGGGCGTGGCGGCCGGGGGCGGGGCATGGGGCGGGGGGACGGCTTCGATTCTCGCGGGAAACGAGACTTCGATAGACACAGTGGCAGTGACAAACC CAGTCAGAAAAGCGAGGAGAAGCGTGGAGGGAGTGGGCCTCACAACTGGGGTAACGCCAAGGAGGAAATTAG GGAGAACGAGGCGGAGGAAGTCAAGGAGGAGGGCCCTAAGGAGATGACCCTGGATGAATGGAAGGCCATGCAGGACAAGGAGCGCGCCAAGGTAGAGTTCAACATCCGCAAGCCCAACGAGGGGGCGGACAGCCAGTGGAAGAAGGGCTACGTGCTGCACAAGTCCAAGAGTGAAGAC AAGCCGGTCGGCGCTGTGATCGATGCTGCAGAGATCGAGGCAGAGGTGATCCCCGTGTTTACCAAG CCACCCAACCCTGAGGACGCCGGCGCAGACCACCACTTCCGCAAGCCCGCCAACGACATCACATCACAACTGGAGATCAACTTCGGAGACCTGGGGCGCCCTGGGCGCGGGCGCGGGGGAGcccgaggggggaggggaggacgtggagcgggagggggaggcacCCGGCCGGCGCGAGGCGGAGGACGATCCGAAAAG CCGAGTGGAGTGTCTGTTCCCA